In Verrucomicrobiia bacterium, the sequence CGCCGGCGACGAAGGCTTCGGGCGCCCAGTCCGCGGCGTTGGTGGACGCCAACAAAACGCCGTCCGGCTTCAGCACGGCCAGCGCCGCGGTGACGAGTTTGCCGTAGTCCTTTTCCACCCGGAATGTGCCGCTGGCCTTGGATTGTGAAAACGTCGGCGGATCGAGCACGACGATGTCAAATGCACGGCCCTTTTTGGCGAAGCGCTTCAACCAGTCGAAGGTGTCGCCGAAAACAAAATCATGCGCCGCGGGATCGAGGCGGTTCAGGGCGAAGTTGCGCCGGCCCCAGTCGAGATACTTTTTCGACAGGTCGAGGCTCGTCGTCCGCAGCCCGGCCCTGGCGGCGCAGACTGAAAAGCCGCACGTGTAGGCGAAGCAATTCAGCAGTTCGGCCGGCGGGCTTTGGGTTGCTGCGGCCAAAAGCGGGAAGCCGGCGGCCACGTGCCCGGTCAAAAGCCGGCGGCGGTTGTCGCGTTGATCCAGAAACAAGCCGACGGAGTAGCCCTCGCTGAAGCTCAGCTCGAAGCGCAGGCCGTTTTCCCGGATTTCAAAACGTTCGGGTGCGGCGTTGCCGAGCACGAGCTGGGGTGACGCTTCCGCGGCGGCGGTTCGTCTCACTTGGCGGTTCAGCCGCTTGTGGTAGGCGCCTTGTGCTCCCGTGACGCGGCACCACGTTGCGAGTTGTTCGCGTTGCGCGGGCGTGAGCGGATCTTCCGCCTGCGAGAGCAGGAACCCGCCCAGTTGTTCAACCTGCCAGCCCGGCCAGCCGTCGCCGGCGCCGTGGATCAGGCGCAGCGCATTCGTCTCCGCCGGATCAATCAGCGCCTGCCGTCGCGCGAGCGCCATGGGAAAGGCCGCCGCGCGCGCGGGAAAACCAAAATCGGTCCGGGACCGGAACCCGCAGGGTTTTCCGGTTTCCGGGTGCGTGCAGTGCAGTTCCGCCGCGTGCAGGAAGACGCGTTCCGCCGCGGTGCCGCCATAAAGCGTGTCACCGAGAATGGGCAGGCCCGATTCGGCCGCGTGCACGCGGATTTGGTGGGTGCGCCCGGTGCGCGGTTCAGCCTCGAGGAGCGTCAGGCCGGCCCGGGTCTCAACGACGCGGAAATGCGTTTCGGCGGGCTCGCCGCCTGGCCGGCTCGCGTAAGTTTCGCCGCGCCGCGCCAGGGCGGACTTGACGGTAAACTCACGGCGGGGCACCGGCCGGTCGGTCAGCAGGAGATATTTTTTGGTGACGCGGCGTTGCGTGAATTGCTCCGTCAAGGCGCGGTTGGCCGCCGCCGTTTTGCCGAAGACCAGCACGCCGCTGGTTTCCTTGTCGAGGCGATGCAGGATGGCCAGCGTGGCCCAGCGGGGTTCGCGGTGGCGGAGCCAGTCGTAGAGGCCCTCGCCGGCGTAAGGCGACGGCGCGTGGGTGTTCACGCCGGCCGGTTTGTCCACCACCAGCAGATGCTCGTCTTCAGAGAGGACGCACGGGATCACGGGCTCACCAAAACTGCCACGCGCCCTGCCAGACAACCCAGATGCCGAGCAGGAAATTCGTGATGGCATGGGCGGTCATGGCGTCGCCCAGGCGCTTCTTGCGGATGACCAGTCCGAGGTAAAGCATGCCGCACAGGATGCCGGGCAGCCATTGGTAGTGCATGAAGCCAAAGAGCACCGAAACGACGACAAACGACGCGCCGGCAAAGTAACCCATCGGCACCTGCATGAAATCGTCCTTGATGAATTTGCGGTAGAGGAAGGAGCGGTAGAAAACTTCCTCCAAAGGCGGCACCACCAGCGACGAACCCAAAATGCGCACCCCGATGAACAACCACGCCATTGCGGAACCGGCACCGTAGCGGTCCACCGGATTCCATTCGTCGCCGGGCGTGGGTTTGAAGAAGATGTGGTTCATCGAGTAGTAAGGATCGAGGCCGACCCACAGGACGCACACGAGCACCCCGACCGCCACGGCTTCCCAACTTACCGCCCAGCGCATTTCCGGCACCAGTGCGCGGGCTTCCCAAATCAGCCAGATGCCCGCCAGCGTCTTCAGCAGGTAAACCCAATACTTCGCATCGACACCGAGGAACGCCTGTCCCGCCGTCAGGAAAACGAAGATGAAAAAGGGCGCCACGCGA encodes:
- a CDS encoding pseudouridine synthase, which produces MIPCVLSEDEHLLVVDKPAGVNTHAPSPYAGEGLYDWLRHREPRWATLAILHRLDKETSGVLVFGKTAAANRALTEQFTQRRVTKKYLLLTDRPVPRREFTVKSALARRGETYASRPGGEPAETHFRVVETRAGLTLLEAEPRTGRTHQIRVHAAESGLPILGDTLYGGTAAERVFLHAAELHCTHPETGKPCGFRSRTDFGFPARAAAFPMALARRQALIDPAETNALRLIHGAGDGWPGWQVEQLGGFLLSQAEDPLTPAQREQLATWCRVTGAQGAYHKRLNRQVRRTAAAEASPQLVLGNAAPERFEIRENGLRFELSFSEGYSVGLFLDQRDNRRRLLTGHVAAGFPLLAAATQSPPAELLNCFAYTCGFSVCAARAGLRTTSLDLSKKYLDWGRRNFALNRLDPAAHDFVFGDTFDWLKRFAKKGRAFDIVVLDPPTFSQSKASGTFRVEKDYGKLVTAALAVLKPDGVLLASTNAADWAPEAFVAG
- a CDS encoding CAAX prenyl protease-related protein — its product is MVGRNCYILRPAPMNPLRELLQRSPGHARVAPFFIFVFLTAGQAFLGVDAKYWVYLLKTLAGIWLIWEARALVPEMRWAVSWEAVAVGVLVCVLWVGLDPYYSMNHIFFKPTPGDEWNPVDRYGAGSAMAWLFIGVRILGSSLVVPPLEEVFYRSFLYRKFIKDDFMQVPMGYFAGASFVVVSVLFGFMHYQWLPGILCGMLYLGLVIRKKRLGDAMTAHAITNFLLGIWVVWQGAWQFW